In Arthrobacter sp. MN05-02, one genomic interval encodes:
- a CDS encoding DNA polymerase III subunit delta, with protein MSTIEHGLPSAGVWAELRGQEQVVEQLRRAAESGVPTHAWLFTGPPGSGRSNAARAFAAALLCDRESLSDRGCGTCKACRTVLSGTHADLTNVTTEKVTISIDEARELVRKAQDKPSTGRWRIIIVEDADRMQERSTNVLLKAIEEPPPRTIWLLCAPSPGDVLVTIRSRCRSVGLRLPPVRDVADLLVARDGIDPATAEAAARAAQSHIGVAKRLATDDGARERRNQIVRLPLTLRSVAGAMRAAADLVKLAEAEAQSSFEQRDAEERAALLATLGAPETGTLPPSMRAQIKRLEEDQTRRAKRSKNDYFDRALTDLISFYRDVLMLQLSSGQSLVNEPLRPELEEFARRESSEDTLLRLEAINEVRTRLVSTNVSPLLAIEAMTVSLLSRKDLDR; from the coding sequence ATGAGCACCATCGAGCACGGTCTCCCCTCGGCCGGGGTGTGGGCGGAGCTGCGCGGACAGGAGCAGGTGGTCGAGCAGCTGCGTCGGGCCGCCGAGTCCGGTGTGCCGACCCATGCCTGGCTGTTCACGGGCCCGCCCGGCTCCGGCCGGTCGAACGCCGCTCGCGCCTTCGCGGCCGCGCTGCTCTGTGACCGCGAGTCGCTGAGCGACCGGGGCTGCGGCACGTGCAAGGCGTGCCGCACGGTCCTCTCGGGAACGCATGCCGACCTCACGAACGTCACCACCGAGAAGGTGACGATCAGCATCGACGAGGCACGCGAACTCGTCCGTAAGGCCCAGGACAAGCCGTCCACCGGGCGCTGGCGCATCATCATCGTCGAGGACGCCGACCGCATGCAGGAGCGCAGCACCAACGTGCTGCTCAAGGCCATCGAGGAGCCGCCCCCGCGGACCATCTGGCTGCTCTGCGCCCCCAGTCCCGGTGACGTCCTCGTCACCATCCGGTCGCGCTGCCGGTCCGTGGGACTCCGCCTGCCGCCCGTGCGGGACGTCGCGGACCTGCTCGTGGCCCGCGACGGCATCGACCCCGCCACGGCGGAAGCGGCCGCCCGGGCCGCGCAGAGCCATATCGGGGTGGCGAAGAGGCTTGCGACCGACGACGGCGCGCGGGAACGACGCAACCAGATCGTGCGGTTGCCGCTGACGCTGCGCTCCGTCGCCGGGGCCATGCGCGCCGCGGCGGATCTCGTGAAACTCGCCGAGGCGGAGGCGCAGAGCTCCTTCGAGCAGCGCGACGCCGAGGAGCGGGCTGCACTGCTCGCAACCCTCGGGGCGCCGGAGACCGGTACCCTGCCGCCGTCGATGCGGGCACAGATCAAGCGCCTCGAGGAGGACCAGACCCGGCGCGCGAAGCGATCCAAGAACGACTACTTCGACCGGGCCCTGACGGATCTCATCTCCTTCTACCGGGACGTGCTCATGCTCCAGCTCTCCAGCGGGCAGTCACTCGTCAACGAGCCCCTGCGGCCCGAGCTCGAGGAGTTCGCCCGCAGGGAGAGCTCCGAGGACACCCTCCTGCGGCTCGAGGCCATCAACGAGGTGCGCACGCGCCTCGTCAGCACCAACGTGTCGCCGCTCCTCGCGATCGAAGCCATGACCGTGAGCCTCCTGTCCCGGAAGGACCTCGACCGATGA
- a CDS encoding cystathionine gamma-synthase, with amino-acid sequence MALEFTDLAPDTLTVAAGRPPREHDSPVNPPIVLSTTYHETRAPEAGDRIYARGSNPTWDPFEEALGALEGADLPALVFGSGLGAAAAALSLVPTGGAVVMPRHAYAGSISLAADLAAQGRFELRTVDVADTAAVLALLDALAGRFDAGQVMLWLESPTNPMLEVAELSVLTDAAHATGAVVVADNTFNTPIVHRPLEEAGVDVVLHSVTKWLAGHSDVVLGALVTSDADLRARLLAHRTLHGAIAGPFEVWLALRGLRTLALRMERSQSTAASLAHRLADHPAVRRVRYPGLPTDPGHERAAAQFNGFGGIVSIELDDVATADALVAAVRLWLPATSLGGVESLVERRRRQPAEPVTVPESLVRLSVGIENPDDLWADLEQALRRAAGGRDGGL; translated from the coding sequence ATGGCACTCGAGTTCACGGATCTGGCCCCCGATACCCTCACCGTCGCGGCAGGTCGTCCTCCCCGCGAGCACGACTCGCCCGTCAACCCTCCGATCGTCCTCTCGACGACCTACCACGAGACGCGCGCGCCGGAGGCCGGCGACCGCATCTACGCGCGCGGCTCGAACCCCACCTGGGACCCCTTCGAGGAGGCGCTGGGTGCGCTCGAGGGCGCGGACCTCCCGGCCCTCGTCTTCGGCTCGGGCCTCGGGGCGGCGGCCGCCGCGTTGTCCCTCGTGCCCACCGGGGGAGCCGTCGTCATGCCCCGCCATGCCTATGCAGGATCGATCAGCCTCGCCGCGGACCTCGCCGCGCAGGGCCGCTTCGAGCTGCGCACCGTCGATGTCGCCGATACGGCAGCGGTCCTCGCGCTCCTCGACGCGCTCGCCGGGCGGTTCGACGCCGGACAGGTCATGCTCTGGCTCGAGAGCCCCACGAATCCGATGCTCGAGGTCGCGGAACTGTCCGTCCTGACGGACGCCGCCCACGCGACCGGCGCCGTCGTTGTGGCGGACAACACCTTCAACACGCCCATCGTCCACCGGCCGCTCGAAGAAGCCGGCGTCGACGTCGTCCTCCACTCCGTCACCAAGTGGCTGGCCGGCCACTCCGACGTCGTCCTCGGGGCCCTCGTCACCTCGGACGCGGACCTGCGCGCACGGCTCCTGGCGCACCGCACACTGCACGGCGCCATCGCCGGACCGTTCGAGGTCTGGCTCGCTCTGCGCGGACTGCGCACGCTCGCGCTGCGGATGGAGCGGAGCCAGTCCACGGCCGCGTCGCTCGCGCACCGGCTCGCCGACCACCCCGCCGTGCGCCGCGTGCGCTATCCGGGGCTGCCGACGGACCCGGGCCATGAGCGCGCTGCCGCCCAGTTCAACGGCTTCGGGGGCATCGTCAGCATCGAGCTCGACGACGTCGCCACGGCCGATGCCCTGGTCGCGGCGGTGCGGCTCTGGCTGCCCGCGACCTCGCTCGGCGGCGTGGAGTCGCTGGTCGAACGGCGACGGCGCCAGCCCGCCGAACCGGTCACCGTCCCGGAATCGCTCGTGCGCCTGTCCGTCGGCATCGAGAACCCCGACGACCTGTGGGCGGACCTCGAGCAGGCGCTCCGCCGTGCAGCGGGAGGACGGGACGGCGGCCTCTGA
- the gpmA gene encoding 2,3-bisphosphoglycerate-dependent phosphoglycerate mutase, whose amino-acid sequence MTYTLILLRHGQSEWNEKNLFTGWVDVALTEKGREEATRGGHLLTEAGILPDIVYTSRQKRAIITANLALEAADRSWIDVKRNWRLNERHYGALQGKDKAQTLAEYGEQQFMEWRRSYDTPPPPLDDASEYSQANDPRYADLGGDVPRTECLKDVLERFLPYWESDITVDIRAGRTVLIAAHGNSLRALVKHLDGISDKDIAALNIPTGIPLVYELDEDLKPVKAGGTYLDADAAAAAIEAVANQGKHKPWTGTTAAPAGAAVVVVLYGPPGPVDQLSGALGCHSPVTR is encoded by the coding sequence ATGACCTACACACTGATCCTGCTGCGCCATGGGCAGAGCGAATGGAACGAGAAGAACCTCTTCACCGGCTGGGTGGACGTGGCCCTGACGGAGAAGGGCCGTGAGGAAGCCACCCGCGGCGGCCACCTGCTGACCGAGGCCGGGATCCTCCCCGACATCGTCTACACGTCCCGGCAGAAGCGCGCCATCATCACCGCGAACCTCGCGCTCGAGGCTGCCGACCGCAGCTGGATCGACGTCAAGCGCAACTGGCGCCTCAACGAGCGTCACTACGGCGCGCTGCAGGGCAAGGACAAGGCCCAGACCCTCGCCGAGTACGGCGAGCAGCAGTTCATGGAGTGGCGCCGGTCCTACGACACCCCGCCGCCGCCCCTCGACGACGCCAGCGAGTACTCGCAGGCGAACGACCCGCGCTACGCGGACCTCGGCGGCGACGTCCCCCGCACCGAGTGCCTCAAGGACGTCCTCGAGCGCTTCCTGCCGTACTGGGAGTCCGACATCACGGTGGACATCCGGGCCGGTAGGACCGTCCTGATCGCCGCACACGGCAATTCGCTGCGCGCCCTCGTGAAGCACCTCGACGGCATCAGCGACAAGGACATCGCCGCGCTGAACATCCCCACCGGGATCCCCCTCGTGTACGAGCTCGACGAGGACCTCAAGCCCGTGAAGGCCGGTGGTACCTACCTCGACGCCGATGCCGCAGCCGCAGCCATCGAGGCCGTGGCGAACCAGGGCAAGCACAAGCCCTGGACAGGGACGACGGCGGCCCCCGCGGGGGCCGCCGTCGTCGTCGTTCTCTACGGGCCTCCCGGCCCGGTGGATCAGCTCAGCGGTGCGCTGGGCTGCCATTCGCCCGTGACGAGGTAG
- a CDS encoding hypothetical protein (possible pseudo due to frameshift) codes for MASDLRMIVGALRMSASLERMGDLARHVAQLARLRFPANVIPEGIRPTFDELAELDVQIAAKVTELLETRNLELSNEINTANARVNELHASVFKAVAAEDWNESAPTTVDVTLASRYYERFADHGVSVARKVAYLVTGEWQPSAPLS; via the coding sequence GTGGCGTCCGACCTCCGCATGATCGTGGGTGCCCTGCGGATGAGCGCGTCGCTCGAGCGCATGGGCGACCTCGCCCGCCACGTGGCGCAACTCGCCCGGCTGCGCTTCCCCGCGAACGTCATCCCCGAGGGGATCCGCCCCACGTTCGACGAGCTCGCCGAGCTGGACGTGCAGATCGCGGCCAAGGTCACCGAACTCCTGGAGACCCGCAACCTCGAGTTGAGCAACGAGATCAACACCGCCAACGCCCGCGTGAACGAGCTGCACGCCAGCGTCTTCAAGGCCGTTGCCGCGGAGGACTGGAACGAGAGCGCGCCCACGACCGTCGACGTCACGCTCGCCAGCCGCTATTACGAGCGCTTCGCGGACCACGGCGTCTCGGTGGCCCGCAAGGTCGCCTACCTCGTCACGGGCGAATGGCAGCCCAGCGCACCGCTGAGCTGA
- a CDS encoding hypothetical protein (possible pseudo due to frameshift), producing MVQVRVAALGAEYILILADDRTEITRSEEIRNDFVANVSHELKTPVGAISLLAEAIDEAAEDEIAVRRFAQRMHKESGRLSALVQDIIELSRLQGADVVRRGKPVDINSVIAEAVDRNKLPAESKQIDIVVGGSVATPVYGDRELLLMTAFRNLIDNAIRYSPEGTRVGVGVRARDGLVEVSVTDQGSGITPEEQERIFERFYRIDAARSRQTGGTGLGLSIVKHVVSNHGGEVTVWSQAGQGSTFTVRLPEMEGAPDDGVGYVVPDGAAVTATDRAAQGTDRSSGKTDSAAVHEQGVKA from the coding sequence GTGGTCCAGGTCCGCGTCGCAGCCCTCGGCGCCGAGTACATCCTGATCCTCGCGGACGACCGCACGGAGATCACGCGCAGCGAGGAGATCCGCAACGACTTCGTCGCGAACGTCTCGCACGAACTGAAGACGCCGGTGGGTGCCATCTCGCTCCTGGCCGAGGCCATCGACGAGGCCGCCGAGGACGAGATCGCCGTGCGCCGCTTCGCCCAGCGCATGCACAAGGAGTCCGGGCGCCTGTCCGCGCTGGTCCAGGACATCATCGAGCTCTCCCGGCTGCAGGGCGCCGACGTCGTCCGCCGCGGGAAGCCGGTGGACATCAACTCGGTGATCGCCGAGGCCGTGGACCGCAACAAGCTGCCGGCCGAGAGCAAGCAGATCGACATCGTGGTCGGCGGCTCCGTGGCGACACCGGTGTACGGCGACCGAGAGCTCCTCCTCATGACGGCCTTCCGCAACCTCATCGACAACGCCATCCGCTACTCGCCCGAGGGCACGCGGGTCGGCGTCGGGGTCCGGGCCCGGGACGGACTCGTCGAGGTGTCGGTCACGGACCAGGGCTCGGGCATCACGCCGGAGGAGCAGGAGCGCATCTTCGAACGGTTCTACCGGATCGACGCCGCACGATCACGGCAGACGGGCGGTACGGGCCTGGGCCTCAGCATCGTCAAGCACGTCGTGTCCAACCATGGCGGTGAGGTGACCGTCTGGTCGCAGGCCGGCCAGGGCAGTACCTTCACGGTCCGCCTGCCGGAGATGGAGGGGGCCCCCGACGACGGGGTCGGCTACGTCGTCCCGGATGGAGCCGCCGTAACGGCCACCGACCGGGCCGCGCAGGGGACGGACCGGTCGTCAGGGAAGACGGACAGCGCCGCTGTCCATGAGCAGGGAGTCAAGGCTTGA
- a CDS encoding DNA-binding response regulator, producing the protein MSRILIVEDEESFSDPLSYLLGKEGFEVSVVDNGLDAVTEFDRTGADLVLLDLQLPGLSGTEVCRQLRQRSSVPVIMLTAKDAEIDKVVGLELGADDYVTKPYSSRELVARVRAVLRRQGEPEELIPNTIQAGPVRMDIERHVVSVDGEQVAFPLKEFELLEMLLRNSGRVLTRGQLIDRVWGSDYVGDTKTLDVHVKRLRGKVEPDPSNPRYLITVRGLGYKYEP; encoded by the coding sequence TTGAGCCGCATTCTGATCGTCGAGGACGAGGAGTCCTTCAGCGACCCGCTGTCCTACCTCCTCGGCAAGGAGGGCTTCGAGGTGTCCGTGGTGGACAACGGCCTCGACGCCGTGACCGAGTTCGACCGCACCGGCGCGGACCTCGTGCTGCTGGACCTCCAGCTGCCGGGGCTCTCCGGGACGGAGGTGTGCCGCCAGCTGCGCCAGCGCTCGAGTGTCCCGGTCATCATGCTCACGGCGAAGGACGCCGAGATCGACAAGGTGGTGGGACTGGAGCTCGGCGCCGACGACTACGTGACCAAGCCGTACTCGTCCCGGGAACTGGTGGCGCGCGTCCGGGCGGTCCTGCGGCGCCAGGGCGAGCCCGAGGAGCTGATCCCGAACACCATCCAGGCCGGACCGGTCCGGATGGACATCGAGCGCCACGTGGTCAGCGTCGACGGTGAACAGGTGGCGTTCCCGCTGAAGGAGTTCGAGCTGCTCGAGATGCTGCTGAGAAACTCCGGCAGGGTCCTGACGCGCGGCCAGCTCATCGACCGCGTCTGGGGCTCCGACTACGTCGGGGACACCAAGACCCTCGACGTCCACGTCAAGCGGCTGCGCGGGAAGGTCGAACCCGACCCCTCGAACCCCCGCTACCTCATCACCGTGCGCGGGCTCGGCTACAAGTACGAACCCTGA
- a CDS encoding CarD family transcriptional regulator: protein MVFEVGETVVYPHHGAAKIEEIKMRVIKGEEKMYLKLKVAQGDLTIEVPAENVDLVGVRDVVGKEGLEHVFDVLRAEFTEEPTNWSRRYKANLEKLASGDVIKVAEVVRDLWRRDHDRGLSAGEKRMLAKARQILISELALAEKTDEEKAASVLDEVLAS, encoded by the coding sequence ATGGTTTTTGAGGTCGGCGAAACGGTTGTCTACCCTCACCACGGCGCAGCGAAGATCGAAGAGATCAAGATGCGCGTCATCAAGGGCGAAGAGAAGATGTATCTCAAGCTCAAGGTGGCACAGGGTGATCTGACGATAGAAGTACCAGCAGAAAACGTTGACCTCGTAGGGGTTCGCGACGTGGTGGGCAAGGAAGGGCTCGAGCACGTGTTCGACGTCCTGCGAGCCGAATTCACGGAAGAGCCCACCAACTGGTCGCGCCGCTACAAGGCGAACCTCGAGAAGCTCGCCTCGGGCGACGTGATCAAGGTGGCCGAGGTGGTCCGCGACCTCTGGCGCCGCGACCACGACCGCGGACTCTCGGCCGGGGAGAAGAGGATGCTCGCCAAAGCGCGCCAGATCCTGATCTCCGAACTCGCACTCGCGGAGAAGACCGACGAAGAGAAGGCGGCAAGCGTTCTCGACGAGGTCCTCGCCTCCTAG
- the ispD gene encoding 2-C-methyl-D-erythritol 4-phosphate cytidylyltransferase, producing MSENNVPPAAGASTGVVVVAAGSGRRLGQGIPKARVLCGGRTLLEHSLEAVVASGVAAVVVVVLPAGDTVLSDVVASAQQASGDSGPRISAVTGGATRTASVRAGLDALPPSVGVVLIHDAARALAPPAVFQRVAAAVGSGAPAVIPVLPVVDTVKTVEGDVVTATPDRATLRAVQTPQGFAAARLRAAHAGASAGDPGVTDDAMLMEAEGTTVRVVDGDALAFKVTTPLDLVVAEAVLAQRTVVLPVADPGRTPSPAPPTAEQHRSARVPE from the coding sequence GTGTCCGAGAACAACGTGCCACCTGCCGCCGGCGCCTCGACGGGCGTCGTCGTGGTGGCCGCCGGTTCGGGCCGGCGCCTCGGGCAGGGTATCCCGAAGGCCCGCGTCCTCTGCGGGGGCCGCACCCTGTTGGAGCATTCCCTGGAAGCGGTCGTGGCGTCGGGGGTCGCGGCGGTCGTCGTGGTGGTCCTGCCCGCCGGCGACACGGTGCTGTCGGACGTCGTGGCGAGCGCACAGCAGGCTTCCGGAGACTCCGGGCCGCGCATCTCGGCCGTGACCGGCGGTGCCACACGGACGGCGTCCGTGCGCGCAGGGCTCGATGCCCTGCCGCCGTCGGTCGGCGTCGTCCTGATCCATGACGCGGCCCGTGCCCTGGCGCCGCCCGCGGTCTTCCAGCGGGTCGCCGCAGCCGTCGGATCCGGCGCACCGGCGGTGATCCCGGTACTGCCCGTGGTGGACACGGTGAAGACGGTGGAGGGCGACGTCGTCACCGCGACACCGGATCGCGCTACCCTGCGCGCCGTGCAGACCCCGCAGGGCTTTGCCGCCGCCCGACTGCGCGCGGCCCATGCCGGTGCCTCTGCGGGCGACCCCGGGGTGACCGACGACGCAATGCTGATGGAGGCGGAGGGCACCACGGTGCGAGTCGTCGACGGCGACGCCCTCGCCTTCAAGGTCACCACGCCCCTCGACCTCGTGGTCGCCGAGGCGGTGCTCGCACAGCGCACCGTGGTGCTGCCGGTGGCCGACCCCGGACGCACTCCCAGCCCTGCCCCACCGACCGCCGAGCAGCACAGGAGCGCACGTGTACCCGAGTGA
- the ispF gene encoding 2-C-methyl-D-erythritol 2,4-cyclodiphosphate synthase, which yields MYPSEHDHLPRTGIGVDVHAFASDDAPLWLAGLLWEGERGLSGHSDGDAVAHAAADALFSAAGVGDLGTHFGTDRPEYAGASGSTLLSAAAGIVREAGFDIGNIAVQLIGNRPKFSPRRAEAEAALSAAAQAPVSISATTTDGLGLTGRGEGIAAIATAVVVRSAPRPTPAVPAG from the coding sequence GTGTACCCGAGTGAGCACGACCATCTTCCCCGTACCGGGATCGGCGTCGACGTCCATGCCTTCGCATCCGACGACGCCCCGCTGTGGCTCGCCGGCCTGCTCTGGGAGGGGGAACGGGGGCTGTCGGGTCATTCCGACGGCGACGCCGTCGCCCACGCGGCAGCCGACGCGCTGTTCTCCGCGGCAGGCGTGGGGGACCTCGGGACCCACTTCGGCACGGATCGCCCGGAGTACGCCGGCGCCTCGGGATCGACCCTGCTGTCCGCAGCCGCGGGAATCGTGAGGGAGGCGGGCTTCGACATCGGCAACATCGCGGTGCAGCTCATCGGCAACCGGCCGAAGTTCTCCCCCCGCCGGGCAGAGGCGGAGGCGGCGCTGTCGGCTGCCGCGCAGGCACCGGTCAGCATCTCGGCCACCACCACCGACGGTCTGGGCCTGACCGGCAGGGGAGAGGGCATCGCTGCCATCGCGACCGCCGTCGTCGTGCGTTCCGCACCCCGCCCCACGCCGGCGGTACCGGCAGGCTGA
- a CDS encoding hypothetical protein (possible pseudo due to frameshift), translated as MAAERGIPVMETGKPELDRMTDGAVHQGLMLQVPPYEYADALDLVDETIERYRRGHIGNAPLFVALDGITDPRNLGAIIRSASAFSSHGVIVPERRSVGVTASAWKTSAGAAVRVPVARVGNLNSALKSFKDKGIFVLGLDGDGDVSLPELSLGRDPICIVVGSEGKGLSRLVRENCDQIVSIPIDSAMESLNASMAVGITLYEVSRQRSA; from the coding sequence ATGGCGGCCGAGCGCGGCATCCCGGTCATGGAGACCGGCAAGCCCGAACTCGACCGCATGACGGACGGCGCCGTGCACCAGGGCCTCATGCTGCAGGTCCCGCCCTACGAGTACGCCGATGCCCTGGACCTCGTCGACGAGACGATCGAGCGGTACAGGCGCGGCCACATCGGGAACGCCCCGCTGTTCGTGGCCCTCGACGGCATCACCGATCCCCGCAATCTCGGGGCCATCATCCGCTCGGCCTCCGCTTTCAGCAGCCACGGCGTCATCGTGCCGGAACGGCGTTCCGTCGGCGTGACGGCGTCGGCCTGGAAGACCAGTGCCGGTGCTGCGGTCCGGGTCCCCGTCGCGCGCGTCGGCAACCTGAACTCGGCCCTGAAATCCTTCAAGGACAAGGGCATCTTCGTCCTCGGGCTCGACGGCGACGGCGACGTCTCGCTGCCCGAGCTGTCCCTGGGCCGCGACCCCATCTGCATCGTCGTCGGCTCCGAGGGCAAGGGCCTGTCCCGGCTCGTCCGCGAGAACTGCGACCAGATCGTCTCCATCCCCATCGACTCCGCCATGGAGTCGCTCAACGCGTCGATGGCGGTGGGAATCACGCTGTACGAGGTGTCCCGCCAGCGTTCGGCCTGA
- a CDS encoding hypothetical protein (possible pseudo due to frameshift): protein MVNPAPLTRASREFPLGLHSVKGAWSQDGHANAAVWAPGIASMDVHWCRADGTWTSETLVGLDGGVHHGVVGPVAPGALYAFWPTGEDLPGTPGTAQLLLDPYARAVEPVALASGADEPPSRSYYSVFLEHTFDWGTSEHPRTPWRDSVIYEAHVKGLTKLHPGIPEELRGTYAGLAHPVMTAYLRDLGVTAVELLPIHFSIDEPHLEPLGLSNYWGYNTLGFFSAHSAYATAAAREAGPDAVLDEFKGMVRALHEAGLEVILDVVYNHTAEGEQHRPALCWRGLGDRDYYRHDDAGRYVDTTGCGNSLDFSQPRVVEFALDSLRYWVEECHVDGFRFDLAVTLARDENNTFTPRHPFLVAAGASKALRGTKLITEPWDIGPDGWQTGRFPVGWADWNDGFRDAVRDFWLRDVASIAAGGTGSSPARLAGRLAGSADTFAGSGRSPLASVNMVTAHDGFTLADLTAYERKHNEANGEGNRDGSNDNRSYNHGAEGRTEDEGIPRGP from the coding sequence ATGGTCAATCCCGCACCGCTGACGCGCGCCTCCCGCGAGTTCCCGCTCGGACTCCACTCCGTCAAGGGGGCATGGAGCCAGGACGGGCATGCCAATGCGGCGGTGTGGGCGCCCGGCATCGCCTCCATGGACGTGCACTGGTGCCGCGCCGACGGCACCTGGACGTCCGAGACGCTCGTGGGGCTCGACGGCGGCGTCCACCACGGTGTCGTGGGACCGGTGGCTCCGGGTGCGCTCTATGCCTTCTGGCCCACCGGCGAGGACCTTCCCGGAACCCCCGGGACGGCACAGCTGCTGCTCGATCCCTACGCCCGCGCGGTCGAGCCGGTCGCACTCGCCTCCGGTGCCGATGAGCCGCCGTCGCGCTCCTACTACTCGGTCTTCCTCGAGCACACGTTCGACTGGGGGACGAGCGAGCACCCCCGCACGCCCTGGCGGGACAGCGTCATCTACGAAGCGCACGTGAAGGGCCTCACGAAGCTCCACCCCGGCATCCCCGAGGAGCTGCGGGGCACCTACGCCGGACTGGCGCACCCGGTGATGACCGCATACCTCCGCGATCTCGGGGTGACCGCGGTCGAACTGCTGCCGATCCACTTCTCCATCGACGAGCCGCACCTGGAACCGCTCGGCCTGAGCAACTACTGGGGCTACAACACGCTCGGATTCTTCTCCGCGCACTCCGCCTACGCCACTGCGGCCGCGCGGGAGGCGGGACCGGACGCGGTGCTCGACGAATTCAAGGGCATGGTCCGTGCACTGCACGAGGCCGGCCTCGAGGTCATCCTCGACGTCGTCTACAACCACACGGCCGAGGGCGAGCAGCACCGCCCCGCGCTGTGCTGGCGCGGGCTCGGCGACCGGGACTACTACCGGCACGACGACGCCGGGCGGTACGTCGACACGACCGGGTGCGGCAACAGCCTGGACTTCTCACAGCCCCGGGTCGTGGAGTTCGCGCTCGACTCGCTGCGCTACTGGGTCGAGGAATGCCACGTGGACGGTTTCCGCTTCGACCTCGCGGTCACCCTCGCCCGCGACGAGAACAACACGTTCACGCCGCGCCACCCCTTCCTGGTCGCGGCCGGCGCCTCGAAGGCCCTGCGCGGCACGAAACTCATCACCGAGCCGTGGGACATCGGACCGGACGGATGGCAGACCGGGAGGTTCCCGGTGGGCTGGGCGGACTGGAACGACGGCTTCCGGGACGCCGTCCGCGACTTCTGGCTGCGGGACGTTGCGTCCATCGCGGCCGGCGGCACGGGGTCCTCGCCGGCACGCCTGGCCGGCCGGCTCGCCGGGTCGGCCGATACGTTCGCCGGATCCGGCCGGAGCCCGCTGGCGTCGGTCAACATGGTCACGGCCCACGACGGCTTCACGCTCGCCGACCTCACGGCGTACGAGCGCAAGCACAACGAGGCCAACGGCGAAGGCAACCGCGACGGGTCCAACGACAACCGCAGCTACAACCACGGCGCCGAGGGACGCACGGAGGACGAGGGCATCCCTCGCGGCCCGTGA